The following coding sequences lie in one Xanthomonas hortorum pv. pelargonii genomic window:
- a CDS encoding replicative DNA helicase: MSARPGFRSKRNRDRDDDDYDRPEPRLDQLRVPPHSVEAEQAVLGGLMLAPEAFDRVNDQLTDNDFYRRDHRLIYRAIRELNEKDRPFDAVTLGEWFESQGKLEQVADGAYLIELASTTPSAANIAAYAEIVRDKAVLRQLIEVGTTIVNDGFQPEGRESVELLASAEKAVFKIAEAGARGRTDFVAMPGALKDAFEELRNRFENGGNITGLPTGYTDFDAMTAGLQPTDLIILAARPAMGKTTLALNIAEYAAIKSKKGVAVFSMEMSASQLAMRLISSNGRINAQRLRTGALEDEDWARVTGAIKMLKETKIFIDDTPGVSPEVLRSKCRRLKREHDLGLIVIDYLQLMSVPGNSENRATEISEISRGLKGLAKELNVPVIALSQLNRSLETRTDKRPVMADLRESGAIEQDADMIVFIYRDDYYNKENSPDKGLAEIIIGKHRGGPTGSCKLKFFGEYTRFDNLAHDSVGSFE, translated from the coding sequence ATGTCCGCTCGTCCTGGTTTCCGTTCCAAACGCAATCGCGATCGCGACGACGACGATTACGATCGTCCCGAGCCGCGGCTGGACCAGCTGCGTGTGCCGCCGCATTCGGTGGAGGCCGAACAAGCCGTCCTCGGCGGATTGATGCTGGCGCCGGAGGCGTTTGACCGGGTCAACGACCAACTCACCGACAACGATTTCTACCGCCGCGACCACCGGCTGATCTACCGCGCGATTCGCGAGTTGAACGAGAAAGACCGCCCGTTCGATGCGGTGACGCTGGGCGAGTGGTTCGAGTCGCAAGGCAAGCTGGAGCAGGTGGCCGATGGCGCCTATCTGATCGAGCTGGCCAGCACCACGCCGTCGGCGGCCAATATCGCCGCCTATGCCGAAATCGTGCGCGACAAGGCGGTGCTGCGGCAGCTGATCGAGGTCGGCACCACCATCGTCAACGATGGCTTCCAGCCGGAAGGCCGCGAGAGCGTGGAGCTGCTGGCGTCGGCGGAAAAAGCGGTGTTCAAGATCGCCGAAGCCGGCGCGCGCGGGCGCACCGATTTCGTGGCGATGCCGGGTGCATTGAAAGATGCGTTCGAAGAGTTGCGCAACCGTTTCGAAAACGGCGGCAACATCACCGGCCTGCCGACCGGCTACACCGATTTCGATGCGATGACCGCCGGGCTGCAGCCGACCGATCTGATCATCCTGGCCGCACGTCCGGCGATGGGCAAGACCACGCTGGCGCTGAACATTGCCGAATACGCCGCGATCAAGTCCAAGAAGGGCGTTGCGGTGTTTTCGATGGAAATGTCCGCCTCGCAGCTGGCGATGCGCTTGATCTCGTCCAATGGCCGCATCAACGCGCAACGCCTGCGTACCGGTGCGCTGGAAGACGAAGACTGGGCGCGCGTGACCGGTGCGATCAAGATGCTGAAGGAAACCAAGATCTTCATCGACGACACGCCGGGCGTGTCGCCGGAAGTGCTGCGCTCCAAGTGCCGCCGGCTCAAGCGCGAGCACGATCTGGGTCTGATCGTCATCGACTATTTGCAGCTGATGTCGGTGCCTGGCAACAGCGAAAACCGCGCGACCGAAATCTCGGAGATTTCGCGTGGTCTGAAGGGACTGGCCAAGGAACTCAATGTGCCGGTGATTGCGCTGTCGCAGCTCAATCGCTCGCTGGAAACGCGTACCGACAAGCGCCCGGTGATGGCCGACTTGCGCGAATCAGGCGCAATCGAGCAGGACGCGGACATGATCGTGTTCATCTACCGCGACGATTACTACAACAAGGAAAACTCGCCGGACAAGGGTCTGGCCGAGATCATCATCGGCAAGCACCGCGGTGGTCCTACCGGCTCGTGCAAACTCAAATTCTTCGGCGAATACACCCGTTTCGACAATCTGGCGCACGATTCGGTGGGCAGTTTCGAGTAA
- a CDS encoding cryptochrome/photolyase family protein produces the protein MSYAIVWFRRDLRLQDNPALRAALDAGHAPIPLYIDAPHEEGEWTPGAASRSWRHRSIAALDAALRALGSGLVIRAGDSAQVLDEVIAQTGAVAVYWNRKYERATQPRDAQIKRSLRERGIEVQSCNAALLMEPWQLSTQQGGPYKVFTPYWRNALTQLQLPAAVAAPRSPPALPATLKSAALETLELVPKLDWDQGFWEHWQPGEAGAHEMLEIFIDGALSGYRENRDRPDRVGTSQLSPHLHFGEIAPWRIASTLEANRNARNSAEIDGYIRQLGWRDFAYHLLHHFPDTTNQNLNPRFEGFDWAKVDPVALQAWQRGRTGIPIVDAGMRQLWHTGWMHNRVRMIVASLLCKHLRIHWIEGARWFWDTLVDADLANNTLGWQWVAGTGADAAPYFRVFNPVTQAEKFDPQAAYITRWVPELGKLAVKERFAPWLSPLSLARFAPEYPRTPIIGLAEGRDAALAAYAKTRG, from the coding sequence ATGTCCTACGCCATCGTCTGGTTCCGTCGCGATCTGCGCCTTCAGGACAACCCGGCCTTGCGCGCTGCGCTGGATGCCGGGCATGCCCCGATTCCGCTGTATATCGATGCGCCGCACGAAGAAGGCGAGTGGACGCCCGGTGCCGCGTCGCGCAGTTGGCGGCATCGCTCGATAGCGGCACTGGATGCAGCGCTGCGCGCGCTCGGCAGCGGCCTGGTGATCCGCGCTGGCGACAGCGCCCAGGTGCTGGACGAGGTGATCGCGCAGACCGGTGCAGTGGCGGTGTATTGGAACCGCAAGTACGAACGGGCCACCCAGCCGCGCGATGCGCAGATCAAGCGCAGCTTGCGCGAGCGCGGCATCGAAGTGCAGAGCTGCAATGCCGCGCTGTTGATGGAGCCGTGGCAGTTGTCGACCCAGCAGGGCGGCCCGTACAAGGTCTTCACTCCGTACTGGCGCAACGCACTCACGCAACTGCAGTTGCCCGCTGCAGTTGCTGCGCCACGCAGCCCGCCAGCGCTGCCTGCGACGTTGAAAAGCGCTGCGCTGGAGACGCTGGAGTTAGTGCCGAAACTGGACTGGGATCAAGGCTTCTGGGAGCACTGGCAACCTGGTGAGGCTGGTGCGCACGAGATGCTGGAAATTTTCATCGACGGCGCGCTGTCGGGCTATCGCGAAAACCGCGATCGGCCCGATCGGGTCGGCACCTCGCAGCTGTCGCCGCATCTGCATTTCGGCGAGATCGCGCCATGGCGGATCGCCAGCACGCTGGAAGCCAATCGCAATGCGCGCAACAGCGCAGAGATCGATGGTTACATCCGCCAGTTAGGCTGGCGCGATTTTGCCTATCACCTGCTGCATCACTTTCCCGACACCACCAACCAGAATCTCAATCCGCGCTTCGAAGGATTCGATTGGGCCAAGGTCGACCCGGTCGCGTTGCAGGCCTGGCAGCGCGGCCGCACCGGCATTCCGATTGTCGATGCCGGCATGCGTCAGCTCTGGCACACCGGCTGGATGCATAACCGTGTGCGCATGATCGTGGCGAGTCTGTTGTGCAAGCATTTGCGCATCCACTGGATCGAAGGCGCGCGCTGGTTCTGGGACACGCTGGTGGATGCGGACCTGGCCAACAACACCTTGGGCTGGCAATGGGTGGCCGGTACCGGCGCGGATGCGGCGCCGTATTTTCGCGTGTTCAATCCGGTGACGCAGGCGGAGAAATTCGATCCGCAGGCAGCCTACATCACGCGCTGGGTGCCGGAGCTGGGCAAGCTTGCGGTGAAGGAGCGTTTCGCACCGTGGTTGTCTCCGTTGTCGTTGGCGCGATTCGCGCCGGAGTACCCGCGCACGCCAATTATCGGATTGGCCGAAGGTCGCGATGCGGCGTTGGCGGCGTATGCGAAGACGCGGGGATAA
- a CDS encoding OmpA family protein, with amino-acid sequence MSPAATKSLAVALASAIALSACATGGSYVQRDQYGDQTQQQNRTGRNALIGTAIGVAAGLLTGDSATERRQHAMVGAGIGAPSGAAVGQYQDRQERALRERTANTGIEVQRQGDNITLNLPDGITFDFGKSALKPQFYTALNGVASTLREYNQTMVEVVGHTDSVGSDAVNQRLSEERAGAVAQYLTAQGVQRERMETMGAGKRYPIADNNTDAGRAQNRRVEIRLIPLRSEGTGNNTGMR; translated from the coding sequence ATGTCCCCAGCAGCCACCAAGAGTCTGGCCGTTGCCCTGGCCAGCGCCATTGCGCTGTCCGCTTGCGCCACCGGCGGCTCGTATGTGCAGCGCGACCAGTACGGCGATCAGACCCAACAGCAGAACCGCACCGGCCGCAATGCGCTGATCGGCACCGCCATTGGTGTCGCTGCAGGGTTGCTCACCGGCGACAGCGCCACCGAGCGCCGTCAGCACGCCATGGTCGGCGCCGGTATCGGCGCACCGAGCGGCGCCGCCGTGGGTCAGTACCAGGATCGTCAGGAGCGTGCGCTGCGCGAACGCACCGCCAACACCGGTATCGAAGTGCAGCGCCAGGGCGACAACATCACCTTGAACCTGCCTGACGGCATCACCTTCGACTTCGGCAAGTCGGCGTTGAAGCCGCAGTTCTACACCGCGCTCAATGGTGTGGCGTCCACGTTGCGCGAGTACAACCAGACCATGGTGGAAGTGGTCGGTCATACCGACAGCGTCGGCAGCGATGCGGTGAACCAGCGTCTGTCCGAAGAGCGTGCCGGCGCAGTTGCGCAGTATCTGACCGCGCAAGGCGTGCAGCGCGAGCGTATGGAAACGATGGGCGCCGGCAAGCGTTACCCGATCGCCGACAACAACACCGATGCCGGTCGTGCACAGAACCGTCGCGTGGAAATCCGCTTGATTCCGCTGCGCTCTGAGGGCACTGGCAACAACACGGGTATGCGTTGA
- a CDS encoding LysR family transcriptional regulator, producing MIHDLNDTLIFVKVVEQGSFIAAANALGLPKTTVSRKVQELETRLGARLLHRTTRRIGLTEAGSVYHEHCQRIARELEEAESAVGQLQSGPRGWLRFTVPYSLGITWIAPLLGEFHAQYPEIQLDMHLGNEKLDLIGGEADLALRVGALPDSNLVARKLGSLRTQVFASPSYIERYGEPLHPDELQFHRTLALRKNRNVHNNRFFWSLSDGSDVRDFPVNPLMVANDPAALNGAVLCGEGLLLTGDVMAKPFVQSGLVRRVLAGWTGPEVDFNAVFAGGRLVSPKVRAFVDFLVTRMNFDADYMMAQCPARLAAQKADNDAKVEVVTEAKLRAEGKRILENVTA from the coding sequence ATGATCCACGATCTCAACGACACCCTGATCTTCGTCAAGGTAGTCGAGCAAGGTAGTTTCATCGCCGCCGCCAACGCGCTCGGTCTGCCCAAGACCACCGTCAGTCGCAAGGTGCAGGAACTCGAAACCCGGCTCGGCGCGCGCCTGCTGCATCGGACCACGCGCCGGATCGGCCTGACCGAAGCCGGCTCGGTCTATCACGAACATTGCCAACGCATCGCCCGCGAACTGGAAGAAGCCGAAAGCGCGGTCGGGCAATTGCAGTCAGGCCCGCGCGGCTGGTTGCGCTTTACCGTGCCCTACTCGCTGGGCATCACCTGGATCGCACCGTTGCTGGGCGAATTCCATGCGCAATATCCGGAGATCCAGCTGGACATGCACCTGGGCAATGAGAAGCTGGACCTGATCGGCGGCGAAGCCGATCTGGCGCTGCGTGTCGGTGCGCTGCCGGATTCGAATCTGGTTGCACGCAAACTCGGCAGCCTGCGCACGCAGGTCTTCGCCAGCCCGTCCTATATCGAACGCTATGGCGAACCGCTGCATCCGGACGAGCTGCAGTTCCATCGCACGCTGGCACTGCGCAAGAACCGCAACGTGCACAACAACCGCTTTTTCTGGTCGCTCAGCGATGGCAGCGACGTGCGCGACTTCCCGGTCAATCCGCTGATGGTGGCCAACGATCCGGCCGCGCTCAACGGTGCAGTACTCTGCGGCGAAGGCCTGCTATTGACTGGCGATGTAATGGCCAAACCGTTCGTGCAATCTGGCCTGGTACGCCGCGTGCTCGCTGGTTGGACAGGCCCGGAGGTCGACTTCAACGCAGTGTTTGCCGGCGGCCGTCTGGTCTCGCCGAAAGTGCGCGCCTTCGTGGACTTTCTGGTCACGCGGATGAACTTCGACGCCGACTACATGATGGCGCAGTGCCCGGCACGTCTGGCAGCGCAGAAAGCCGATAACGATGCGAAAGTGGAGGTGGTCACAGAGGCGAAATTGCGCGCCGAAGGCAAGCGCATTCTGGAAAACGTCACCGCGTGA
- a CDS encoding SDR family NAD(P)-dependent oxidoreductase: protein MNGMVQSETAVIGGAGNVGAGIVAALLDAGMRVLVIGRDAAKLDALRAEHGNSPLLDTLQGSVADDTSAQALATELAQRPHPLAAVIASLGSPLKAGRLLDRPVTALRRRLERDVLPHLAAARHLLPLLSEADGGGRYLLLGSPLRAWAAHGDISIAAAATRMLAQVLHEEAKPLGVRVHLLSIEQPVCTPGRAKDACPEWIRAVDVGRAAVSLIVGPGQPGQPVVTVSRRLHAAPSADRLAGLHFPIPTREISP, encoded by the coding sequence ATGAATGGGATGGTTCAATCCGAGACGGCTGTCATCGGCGGTGCGGGCAATGTGGGCGCCGGTATTGTCGCCGCGCTGCTCGACGCCGGCATGCGGGTGCTCGTGATTGGACGCGATGCTGCCAAGCTCGATGCGCTACGCGCGGAGCACGGCAACTCTCCTCTGTTGGACACCCTGCAAGGCTCGGTGGCCGACGACACCTCCGCGCAGGCGCTGGCGACCGAACTGGCGCAACGCCCACATCCGTTGGCGGCAGTGATCGCCAGCCTTGGCAGCCCGCTCAAGGCCGGCCGCTTGCTGGACCGCCCGGTCACCGCGTTGCGTCGGCGCCTGGAGCGCGACGTGCTGCCGCATCTGGCTGCTGCCCGCCATCTGTTGCCGCTGCTGAGCGAGGCCGATGGCGGCGGCCGCTATCTGTTGCTCGGCAGCCCGCTGCGCGCCTGGGCCGCGCATGGCGATATTTCCATCGCCGCTGCGGCCACCCGCATGCTCGCCCAGGTGCTGCACGAAGAAGCCAAGCCGCTGGGCGTGCGCGTCCACCTGCTGTCGATCGAGCAACCGGTGTGTACGCCCGGCCGTGCCAAGGATGCGTGTCCGGAATGGATCCGCGCCGTGGATGTCGGTCGCGCCGCCGTGTCGTTGATCGTCGGGCCTGGCCAGCCCGGACAACCTGTCGTGACCGTCAGTCGTCGCCTGCATGCCGCTCCGTCGGCGGACCGGCTGGCAGGTCTGCATTTCCCCATCCCCACCCGAGAGATTTCCCCATGA
- a CDS encoding efflux RND transporter periplasmic adaptor subunit, with protein MTTNATPFRFPLRTVLTGAVLAVVLAGCGSQAAETGAPPPPSVSVAPVLTKEISQWDEFSGRIEPVESVELRPRVSGYIDKVNYVEGAEVKKGDVLFSIDDRSYRAEFARANAALVRARTQANLARSEAARARKLSEQQAISIETWEQRRAAGDQADAEVLAAQAAVDTAKLNLDWTRVRAPIDGRAGRAMVTAGNLVTASDSASVLTTLVSLDKMFVYFDADEGTFLRYSQMTRDGERPDARGGELPVRIGLVGEQGFPHAGRVDFLDNQVTRSTGTIRVRAVLDNAQRQFTPGLYAHVQLLGSGQFKAMLVDEKAVLTDQDRKYVYVVEKDGKAQRRDVELGRTADGLRIVRKGLAAGDRVVVDGVQKIFMPGMPVDAKAVAMVPTSDKRTASK; from the coding sequence ATGACTACGAACGCCACCCCGTTCCGTTTTCCCTTGCGTACCGTATTGACGGGCGCCGTACTGGCGGTCGTGTTGGCCGGTTGCGGCAGCCAGGCCGCCGAGACCGGTGCACCGCCGCCGCCCAGCGTCAGCGTCGCCCCGGTGCTGACCAAGGAAATCAGCCAGTGGGACGAATTCAGCGGCCGCATCGAGCCGGTGGAAAGCGTCGAGCTGCGCCCGCGCGTGTCCGGCTATATCGACAAGGTCAACTATGTCGAAGGCGCCGAAGTGAAGAAGGGCGATGTGCTCTTCAGCATTGATGACCGCAGTTACCGTGCCGAATTCGCACGCGCCAATGCGGCGCTGGTGCGTGCCCGCACGCAGGCCAATCTGGCCCGCAGCGAAGCGGCACGTGCGCGCAAGTTGTCCGAGCAGCAGGCCATTTCGATCGAAACCTGGGAGCAGCGCCGCGCCGCTGGCGACCAGGCCGATGCCGAGGTGCTGGCCGCGCAGGCCGCAGTGGATACCGCCAAGCTCAACCTGGACTGGACCCGCGTGCGCGCACCGATCGACGGCCGCGCCGGGCGTGCGATGGTCACCGCCGGCAACCTGGTCACGGCCAGCGACAGTGCCAGCGTGCTGACCACCCTGGTATCGCTGGACAAGATGTTCGTCTACTTCGATGCCGACGAAGGCACGTTCCTGCGTTATTCGCAGATGACCCGCGATGGCGAGCGTCCGGACGCGCGTGGCGGCGAGTTGCCGGTGCGCATCGGCCTGGTCGGCGAGCAGGGTTTCCCGCATGCCGGGCGGGTGGATTTCCTGGATAACCAGGTCACCCGCAGCACCGGCACCATCCGCGTGCGCGCGGTGCTGGACAACGCGCAGCGGCAGTTCACGCCGGGCCTGTATGCCCACGTGCAATTGCTGGGCAGCGGCCAGTTCAAGGCCATGCTGGTCGACGAAAAAGCCGTGCTGACCGACCAGGACCGCAAGTACGTCTACGTGGTGGAGAAGGATGGCAAGGCGCAGCGGCGCGATGTGGAGCTCGGCCGCACTGCCGATGGTCTGCGCATCGTGCGCAAGGGACTGGCGGCCGGCGACCGCGTGGTGGTCGATGGCGTGCAGAAGATCTTCATGCCCGGCATGCCGGTCGATGCCAAGGCCGTGGCGATGGTGCCCACCTCGGACAAGCGCACTGCGTCGAAATAA
- a CDS encoding efflux RND transporter permease subunit codes for MDFSRFFIDRPIFAAVLSIIIFAAGLIAMPLLPISEYPEVVPPSVQVRAVYPGANPKVIAETVATPLEEAINGVEDMMYMKSVAGSDGVLVVTVTFKPGTDPDQAQVQVQNRVSQAQARLPEDVRRQGVTTQKQSPTLTMVVHLTSPKGKYNSLYLSNYALLKVKDELSRLPGVGQIQIFGAGDYAMRIWLDPDKVAARGLTASDVVAAIREQNVQVSAGQLGAEPMPNKSDFLLSINAQGRLTTEEEFGNIVIRSGNSGEIVRLSDVARLELGAGNYTLRSQLDNQNAVGMGVFQSPGANAIELSDAVRAKMAELEKQFPQDMAWSAAYDPTVFVRDSISAVVSTLLEAVLLVVLVVILFLQTWRASIIPLLAVPVSVVGTFAALYLLGFSINTLSLFGLVLAIGIVVDDAIVVVENVERNIEEGLSPLAAAHQAMREVSGPIIAIALVLCAVFVPMAFLSGVTGQFYKQFAVTIAISTVISAINSLTLSPALAAMLLKAHDAPKDGPTRLIDRLFGWLFRPFNRFFNTSSNKYQGAVSRALGKRGAVFMVYLLLLVATGFMFKVVPGGFIPTQDKLYLIAGTKLPEGASLERTNEVIRQITQIALQTEGVDHAIAFPGLNPLQFTNTPNTGTVFLTLKPFSQRSRTAEQINAEINARISQIQQGFAFAFMPPPILGLGQGSGYSLYIQDRAGLGYGQLQSAVNAMSGAISQTPGMQFPIGTYQANVPQLDAKVDRDKAKAQGVPLTNLFDTLQTYLGSSYINDFNRFGRTYQVIAQADGQFRDSVEDIANLRTRNDRGQMVPIGSMVTLGQTYGPDPVIRYNGYPAADLIGEADPRVLSSTQAMQTLAGMAPKVLPNGMNIEWTDLSYQQSIQGNSALIVFPMAVLLAFLVLAALYESWTLPLAVILIVPMTLLSALFGVWLTGGDNNVFVQVGLVVLMGLACKNAILIVEFARELEMHGKGIVEAALEACRLRLRPIVMTSIAFIAGTVPLVFGHGAGAEVRSVTGITVFAGMLGVTLFGLFLTPVFYVALRKWVTRGEQPAAPAAVLHEPVKA; via the coding sequence ATGGACTTTTCCCGTTTTTTCATCGACCGGCCGATCTTTGCCGCGGTGCTGTCGATCATCATTTTCGCTGCCGGCCTGATCGCCATGCCGCTATTGCCCATCAGCGAGTACCCGGAAGTGGTGCCGCCGAGCGTGCAGGTGCGTGCGGTGTATCCGGGCGCCAATCCCAAGGTCATCGCCGAGACCGTCGCCACGCCGCTTGAGGAAGCCATCAACGGCGTGGAAGACATGATGTACATGAAGTCGGTCGCCGGCTCCGATGGCGTGCTGGTGGTCACCGTGACCTTCAAGCCGGGTACCGATCCGGACCAGGCGCAGGTGCAGGTGCAGAACCGCGTCAGCCAGGCGCAGGCGCGTCTGCCCGAAGACGTGCGCCGGCAGGGTGTGACCACGCAGAAGCAATCGCCGACGCTGACCATGGTCGTGCATCTGACCTCGCCTAAAGGCAAGTACAACTCGTTGTACCTGAGCAACTACGCGTTGCTGAAGGTCAAGGACGAGCTGTCGCGCCTGCCTGGCGTGGGCCAGATCCAGATCTTCGGTGCGGGCGATTACGCCATGCGCATCTGGCTGGATCCGGACAAGGTCGCCGCACGCGGGCTCACTGCCAGCGACGTGGTTGCTGCGATCCGCGAGCAGAACGTGCAGGTCTCCGCCGGCCAGCTCGGTGCCGAGCCAATGCCCAACAAGAGCGATTTCCTGCTGTCGATCAATGCGCAGGGCCGCCTCACCACCGAAGAAGAGTTCGGCAACATCGTGATCCGCAGCGGCAACAGCGGCGAGATCGTGCGCCTGTCGGATGTGGCGCGTCTGGAACTGGGTGCCGGCAACTACACCTTGCGCTCGCAGCTGGACAACCAGAACGCGGTGGGCATGGGCGTGTTCCAGTCGCCGGGTGCCAACGCGATCGAATTGTCCGATGCGGTACGCGCCAAGATGGCCGAGCTGGAAAAGCAGTTCCCGCAGGACATGGCGTGGTCGGCCGCGTATGACCCGACCGTGTTCGTGCGCGATTCGATCAGCGCGGTGGTCAGCACGCTGCTGGAGGCGGTGCTGCTGGTGGTGCTGGTGGTGATCCTGTTCCTGCAGACCTGGCGCGCCTCGATCATCCCGCTGCTGGCGGTGCCGGTGTCGGTGGTCGGTACGTTTGCCGCGCTGTATTTGCTGGGGTTCTCGATCAACACGCTGAGCCTGTTCGGTCTGGTGCTGGCGATCGGCATCGTGGTCGACGACGCGATCGTGGTGGTGGAAAACGTCGAGCGCAATATCGAAGAAGGCCTGAGCCCGCTGGCCGCTGCGCATCAGGCGATGCGCGAAGTGTCCGGGCCGATCATCGCCATCGCGCTGGTGCTGTGCGCGGTGTTCGTGCCGATGGCGTTCCTGTCGGGCGTGACCGGCCAGTTCTACAAGCAGTTCGCGGTGACCATCGCGATCTCCACGGTGATCTCGGCGATCAACTCGTTGACGCTGTCGCCGGCATTGGCGGCCATGTTGCTCAAGGCCCACGACGCGCCCAAGGATGGCCCGACGCGATTGATCGATCGTTTGTTCGGCTGGTTGTTCCGTCCGTTCAATCGCTTCTTCAACACCAGCTCCAACAAGTATCAGGGCGCGGTGTCGCGTGCGCTGGGCAAGCGCGGTGCGGTGTTCATGGTGTATCTGCTGCTGCTGGTGGCCACCGGTTTCATGTTCAAGGTGGTGCCGGGCGGCTTCATTCCGACTCAGGACAAGCTGTACCTGATCGCCGGTACCAAATTGCCGGAAGGCGCCTCGCTGGAGCGCACCAACGAGGTGATCCGCCAGATCACCCAGATCGCGCTGCAGACCGAAGGCGTGGACCACGCGATTGCGTTCCCGGGCCTGAATCCGCTGCAGTTCACCAACACGCCCAACACCGGCACGGTGTTCCTTACCCTCAAGCCGTTTAGCCAGCGCAGCCGCACGGCCGAGCAGATCAATGCGGAGATCAACGCACGCATCAGCCAGATCCAGCAGGGCTTTGCGTTTGCGTTCATGCCGCCGCCGATTCTGGGTCTGGGGCAGGGCTCGGGCTACTCGCTGTATATCCAGGACCGTGCCGGTCTGGGCTATGGCCAGTTGCAGAGTGCGGTCAATGCGATGTCCGGTGCGATCTCGCAAACGCCGGGCATGCAGTTCCCGATCGGCACGTATCAGGCCAACGTGCCGCAGCTCGACGCCAAGGTTGATCGCGACAAGGCCAAGGCGCAGGGCGTGCCGCTGACCAATCTGTTCGACACGCTGCAGACTTATCTGGGTTCGTCGTACATCAACGACTTCAATCGCTTCGGTCGCACCTACCAGGTGATCGCCCAGGCCGATGGACAGTTCCGCGACAGTGTCGAAGACATCGCCAACCTGCGCACCCGCAACGATCGCGGGCAGATGGTGCCGATCGGCAGCATGGTCACGCTGGGCCAGACCTACGGCCCGGACCCGGTGATCCGCTACAACGGCTATCCGGCTGCCGACCTGATCGGTGAAGCGGATCCGCGTGTGCTCTCGTCCACACAGGCGATGCAGACGCTGGCCGGCATGGCGCCGAAGGTGTTGCCCAACGGCATGAACATCGAGTGGACCGATCTGAGCTATCAGCAATCCATCCAGGGCAACTCGGCATTGATCGTGTTCCCGATGGCGGTGTTGCTGGCGTTCCTGGTGCTGGCCGCCTTGTACGAAAGCTGGACCTTGCCGCTGGCGGTGATTCTGATCGTGCCGATGACTTTGCTGTCCGCCTTGTTCGGCGTGTGGCTCACCGGTGGCGACAACAACGTGTTCGTGCAGGTGGGGTTGGTGGTGCTGATGGGCCTGGCGTGCAAGAACGCGATCTTGATCGTGGAGTTCGCCCGCGAACTCGAAATGCACGGCAAGGGCATCGTCGAAGCCGCGCTGGAAGCCTGCCGTCTGCGTCTGCGCCCGATCGTGATGACCTCCATCGCCTTCATCGCCGGCACCGTGCCGTTGGTGTTCGGCCATGGCGCTGGCGCCGAAGTGCGCTCGGTCACCGGCATCACCGTGTTCGCCGGCATGCTCGGTGTGACCTTGTTCGGCCTGTTCCTGACCCCGGTGTTCTACGTGGCCCTGCGCAAGTGGGTGACCCGTGGCGAACAACCCGCCGCGCCGGCTGCCGTCTTGCATGAACCCGTCAAGGCGTAA
- a CDS encoding SDR family oxidoreductase, translated as MSNSKIALVTGATRGIGLETVRQLAQAGVHTLLAGRKRDDAVAAALKLQAEGVPVEAIQLDVNDDISIAAAVGTVEQRHGHLDILINNAGIMIDDMQRTPSQQSLEVWKRTFDTNLFAVVGVTKAFLPLLRRSLAGRIVNVSSQLGSLTLHSQPGSPIYDAKVPAYNASKSALNSWTVHLAYELRDTAIKVNSVHPGYVKTDMNAGNGEIEVEQGAHSSVQMALLDAHGATGSFTYLGDVLPW; from the coding sequence ATGAGCAACAGCAAAATTGCACTGGTCACCGGTGCCACCCGCGGCATCGGCCTGGAAACCGTTCGGCAATTGGCCCAGGCCGGCGTGCATACGCTGCTGGCCGGCCGCAAGCGCGACGACGCCGTCGCTGCCGCACTCAAGCTGCAGGCCGAGGGCGTGCCGGTGGAAGCCATCCAGCTCGACGTCAACGACGACATCAGCATCGCCGCAGCAGTGGGCACGGTGGAACAGCGTCATGGCCACCTGGACATCCTGATCAACAACGCCGGCATCATGATCGACGACATGCAGCGCACGCCGTCGCAGCAGAGTCTGGAGGTGTGGAAGCGCACCTTCGACACCAATCTGTTCGCCGTGGTCGGCGTGACCAAGGCGTTCCTGCCGCTGCTGCGACGTTCGCTGGCCGGGCGCATCGTCAACGTGTCGAGCCAGCTCGGCTCGCTGACCTTGCACAGCCAACCCGGCTCGCCGATCTACGACGCCAAGGTTCCTGCGTACAACGCCTCAAAGAGCGCGCTGAACAGCTGGACCGTGCATCTGGCCTATGAGCTGCGCGACACCGCCATCAAGGTCAACAGCGTGCATCCGGGCTACGTCAAAACCGATATGAACGCTGGTAACGGTGAGATCGAAGTGGAGCAGGGCGCACACAGCAGCGTGCAGATGGCGCTGCTCGACGCACACGGCGCCACCGGCAGCTTTACGTATTTGGGAGACGTGTTGCCATGGTAA